The Gimibacter soli genome includes a region encoding these proteins:
- a CDS encoding DNA-3-methyladenine glycosylase family protein, producing the protein MTDYALTAADIRLMLESLGRKDKHIAAAVELVGFPNERRIEHGFKTLLSVIAGQQLSVKAAATIRERVYALMTDGVSPAALMALEDEPLRGAGLSRQKISYARSLAVEIMEGRLDFEKLPHMSDAEAVKAITAVKGLGRWSAEMYMMFALGRADMWPVDDLAVRVGVGRIIGHEDRPTPKALDEIGERWRPHRSAVALLAWHYYSNAPL; encoded by the coding sequence ATGACCGACTATGCCCTGACTGCGGCCGATATCCGCTTGATGCTCGAAAGCCTTGGCAGGAAGGACAAGCATATCGCCGCCGCGGTAGAACTTGTCGGCTTCCCGAACGAGCGCCGCATCGAGCATGGCTTCAAGACGCTTCTGTCCGTCATCGCCGGCCAGCAGCTCTCGGTGAAGGCCGCCGCCACGATCCGCGAACGGGTCTATGCCCTGATGACGGACGGCGTGTCGCCCGCAGCCCTGATGGCGCTGGAAGACGAGCCCCTGCGCGGCGCCGGCCTGTCGCGCCAGAAAATCAGTTATGCCCGCAGCCTCGCGGTGGAGATCATGGAAGGCCGGCTCGATTTCGAAAAGCTGCCGCATATGTCAGACGCCGAAGCGGTAAAGGCGATCACCGCCGTGAAAGGGCTGGGGCGCTGGAGCGCCGAGATGTACATGATGTTCGCGCTCGGCCGGGCCGACATGTGGCCGGTGGATGACCTTGCGGTGCGCGTGGGCGTGGGCCGTATCATCGGGCACGAAGACCGCCCGACCCCGAAGGCGCTGGACGAAATCGGCGAACGCTGGCGCCCGCATCGGAGCGCCGTGGCGCTGCTCGCCTGGCACTATTATTCAAACGCGCCGCTTTAG
- a CDS encoding S9 family peptidase, which yields MHHQLLAPESPAAPKAERRPFSVTHHGVTLEDPYAWLKDPTYPEVKDEDILGYLSQENAYFESVMKPYEGLTETLFAEIKGRVKEDDAGVPWAEGAYDFYWAFVPGAQYRTWYYRPRAASPFAAGDWQVLLDETAEAGEREFFRLGALAVSPDGRYLAMSADTSGAERFAIRVKDLATGLWHDTEVEESSGEVVWTSDSSAFYFVRVSKEWRPFLVCRQPLKGGKPVPLYEEKDASFFVHIAESSSKAQMMIRISDHVTAEAWAVPLGEDEPQPVCLSPRRTHHDYFADHGADGFYVRSNKDHKNFGLYHSDDAAAGEAAWVPVRMGDDRLYIHGFSLFKGFTVLEEREEGLDRIRILAAGGEHTVDFPEDVAEAAVGHNAEYDQPFVRLAYSSMITPATVYDYDVAARGLTVRKVQEIPSGYDRDAYHTERVMIEARDGTLVPVSLVYRKDWIRGTAAPMHLYGYGAYGLGMSPSFSASRLSLLDRGFAYAIAHIRGGDELGYGWYEAGKLDRRTNTFNDFVDVAKGLIASGYTTAGHISISGGSAGGELMGAVANQAPELFKAVVLHVPFVDVLNTMLDADLPLTPIEWPEWGNPIEDAAAFEIIRSYCPYTNIEAKAYPPMMVTGGLNDPRVTYWEPAKWTAKLRATKTDNNLLVMKINMGAGHGGKSGRFERLHEVAEEFTFVLMAFGKAD from the coding sequence ATGCATCACCAGCTTCTCGCCCCCGAAAGCCCTGCCGCCCCGAAGGCCGAGCGCCGCCCGTTCAGCGTCACCCATCACGGGGTCACGCTTGAAGACCCGTATGCCTGGCTGAAAGACCCTACCTATCCGGAGGTGAAGGACGAGGATATCCTTGGCTATCTATCGCAAGAAAACGCTTATTTCGAATCCGTAATGAAACCCTATGAAGGGCTCACCGAAACCCTTTTCGCCGAGATCAAGGGCCGGGTGAAGGAAGATGATGCGGGCGTGCCGTGGGCGGAAGGGGCCTATGATTTCTACTGGGCCTTCGTGCCCGGCGCCCAGTACCGGACATGGTATTACCGTCCGCGTGCGGCCAGCCCGTTTGCGGCAGGCGACTGGCAGGTTTTGCTGGATGAAACAGCCGAGGCTGGTGAGCGCGAATTTTTCCGCCTCGGGGCGCTCGCCGTCAGCCCCGATGGCCGGTATCTCGCCATGAGCGCCGACACATCGGGCGCCGAGCGATTCGCAATCCGGGTGAAGGATCTGGCCACCGGTCTCTGGCACGATACCGAGGTTGAGGAAAGCTCGGGCGAGGTGGTGTGGACGAGCGATTCATCCGCCTTTTATTTCGTCCGGGTTTCCAAGGAATGGCGGCCCTTCCTTGTGTGCCGGCAACCGCTGAAGGGCGGCAAACCGGTGCCGCTCTATGAGGAAAAGGACGCCAGCTTTTTTGTCCATATCGCCGAATCGTCCTCGAAGGCGCAGATGATGATTCGAATCAGCGATCATGTGACGGCAGAGGCCTGGGCCGTGCCGCTTGGCGAGGATGAACCGCAGCCGGTATGCCTGTCACCGCGCCGCACCCATCATGATTATTTCGCCGATCATGGCGCGGACGGCTTCTATGTGCGGTCCAACAAGGATCACAAGAATTTCGGCCTCTATCACAGCGATGATGCCGCCGCTGGCGAAGCCGCATGGGTGCCGGTGCGCATGGGGGACGACCGGCTTTATATCCACGGCTTTTCGCTCTTCAAGGGTTTTACAGTCCTTGAGGAACGCGAGGAAGGGCTGGACCGTATCCGCATTCTGGCAGCAGGCGGCGAGCATACGGTCGATTTCCCCGAAGATGTGGCCGAAGCCGCGGTTGGCCATAACGCGGAATATGACCAGCCCTTCGTGCGGCTGGCGTACTCCAGCATGATCACGCCCGCGACCGTTTATGATTATGACGTCGCCGCGCGCGGGCTGACCGTGCGCAAGGTGCAGGAAATCCCCTCAGGGTACGACCGCGATGCCTATCACACCGAACGGGTGATGATCGAAGCGCGCGACGGCACGCTGGTGCCGGTGAGCCTTGTGTACCGCAAGGACTGGATCCGCGGCACGGCGGCGCCGATGCATCTTTATGGATACGGCGCTTACGGCCTTGGTATGAGCCCCAGCTTCTCGGCCTCGCGCCTTTCGCTTTTGGATCGCGGTTTTGCCTATGCCATCGCGCACATCCGGGGCGGGGACGAGCTGGGTTATGGCTGGTACGAGGCAGGCAAGCTTGATCGCCGCACCAATACGTTCAACGATTTTGTCGATGTGGCGAAGGGGCTGATCGCTTCGGGTTACACCACCGCCGGGCATATCAGCATTTCGGGTGGCAGTGCGGGCGGCGAACTGATGGGGGCGGTGGCCAATCAGGCGCCGGAGCTTTTCAAGGCCGTGGTGCTGCATGTGCCGTTCGTCGATGTGCTGAACACCATGCTTGATGCCGACCTGCCGCTCACCCCCATCGAATGGCCCGAATGGGGCAATCCGATCGAGGATGCGGCAGCGTTTGAAATCATCCGCAGCTATTGCCCCTATACGAATATCGAGGCCAAGGCCTATCCGCCGATGATGGTGACTGGCGGGCTGAACGATCCGCGGGTGACCTATTGGGAACCGGCGAAATGGACGGCCAAGCTGCGCGCCACCAAAACGGATAACAATCTGCTCGTCATGAAGATCAACATGGGCGCGGGCCACGGTGGCAAGTCAGGCCGGTTCGAGCGCCTGCACGAGGTTGCCGAGGAATTCACCTTTGTCCTGATGGCCTTCGGCAAAGCGGACTAG
- a CDS encoding MipA/OmpV family protein: MTDRLQSAVEAVEQGIDDLWPPEERPEDLTLRLGAGLGFVPDYTGSDNYRLHVLPLVEVRYKDVWRLDGTRFSFAAYRSGGFEAGPLIRYRFGRNESANAALEGLGDIGNTVEVGGFARYHTKSLLISAEMSQALSSALGRTVRLTVGHGVYRDEKWLIGVAARAKAISRKAAQTEFGLTRMQSDRSGFGLPAFTASAGFSEVSLTGIAAYRVTKRARVVSILSLGRLVGSAAESPLVANGVGSRTQAVVGSALTFEF; this comes from the coding sequence GTGACCGACAGGTTGCAAAGTGCCGTTGAAGCGGTCGAGCAAGGCATCGACGACCTGTGGCCCCCGGAAGAACGCCCGGAAGACCTGACGCTCAGGCTCGGTGCCGGCCTCGGCTTCGTGCCGGATTATACCGGATCGGATAATTACCGCCTACATGTGCTGCCACTTGTCGAAGTGCGCTACAAGGATGTGTGGCGGCTGGATGGCACCCGCTTTTCCTTTGCCGCGTACCGGAGCGGTGGTTTTGAAGCCGGCCCCCTGATCCGCTACCGTTTTGGCCGCAATGAAAGCGCCAACGCCGCCCTCGAAGGGCTCGGCGACATCGGCAACACGGTCGAAGTGGGCGGTTTCGCCCGCTATCACACCAAAAGCCTGCTGATTTCGGCTGAAATGAGCCAGGCGCTGTCGTCTGCCCTTGGTCGCACGGTGCGCCTCACGGTCGGCCACGGCGTTTACCGCGATGAGAAATGGCTTATCGGCGTGGCCGCCCGCGCCAAAGCAATTTCGCGGAAAGCGGCGCAGACCGAGTTTGGCCTCACCCGCATGCAAAGCGACCGCTCGGGCTTTGGCCTGCCGGCCTTCACGGCTTCCGCCGGTTTTTCGGAAGTCAGCCTCACCGGCATTGCCGCCTACCGGGTCACCAAACGGGCTCGGGTCGTGAGCATCTTGTCGCTCGGCCGGCTTGTCGGCAGTGCGGCTGAAAGCCCGTTGGTCGCGAACGGCGTGGGCTCGCGCACGCAGGCCGTGGTCGGCTCGGCGCTCACTTTCGAATTCTAG
- a CDS encoding MATE family efflux transporter, with protein sequence MWKPDEARDRTWVLERFKRHFGELFRLSTPAVLMRIGILGLAMVDTAIVGHYATRDLAWLNLANQSVIMFALVVGIGLMSSILVFTANEFGGDDLKACGRVWRRSIPFTIWSGVIIAAATWPGELWLSLLGQSEEDARISGNLIRVLGLGIPGHLLFLSCTMFLEGVKRGQIGFWLMLAANIVNLVLDYGMVFGRFGFPEMGAEGSAWASTAVRWFLAAIAFAYVWWSPAIREFGVRDPHGQRWRDWADQRMVGYAAAVAIAAEVVAFGGLAIFAGWLGTLPLAAQGVTWQIIGLPNMISIGIGVAASVRVGIAFARRDRYDTLLAGVSGIMLNFTVTGIFTGIIFVFVEPALGVFTDDARIIDMLVPLTIFFTFGMVFDAAQMVVSSLLRGFKETWWPTLLQAISFMGVMLPACWLLAFPAGLGLKGLMIGTIIGCFVSWVLQLARFHWLLRPENR encoded by the coding sequence ATGTGGAAACCTGACGAAGCAAGAGACAGGACCTGGGTCCTTGAACGGTTCAAACGCCATTTCGGCGAACTGTTCCGCTTGTCCACGCCGGCGGTCCTGATGCGGATCGGCATTCTGGGCCTTGCGATGGTCGACACGGCCATCGTCGGCCATTATGCGACGCGCGATCTGGCGTGGCTCAATCTCGCCAACCAGTCGGTCATCATGTTCGCGCTTGTCGTCGGGATCGGGCTGATGTCCTCGATCCTTGTCTTCACCGCGAACGAATTTGGCGGCGACGACCTCAAGGCCTGCGGCCGGGTCTGGCGGCGCAGCATCCCTTTCACCATCTGGTCGGGCGTGATCATCGCCGCCGCCACATGGCCGGGGGAATTGTGGCTTTCGCTGCTTGGCCAGTCGGAGGAAGACGCGAGGATTTCGGGTAACCTGATCCGCGTCCTCGGCCTCGGCATTCCGGGGCACCTCCTGTTCCTCAGCTGCACCATGTTCCTTGAAGGCGTGAAGCGCGGCCAGATCGGCTTCTGGCTGATGCTTGCCGCCAATATCGTCAATCTTGTTCTCGATTACGGCATGGTGTTCGGTCGCTTCGGCTTCCCTGAAATGGGGGCGGAAGGCTCGGCCTGGGCATCGACCGCCGTGCGCTGGTTCCTTGCCGCCATTGCCTTTGCCTATGTCTGGTGGAGCCCGGCGATCCGCGAGTTCGGCGTGCGCGATCCCCACGGCCAGCGCTGGCGCGACTGGGCCGACCAGCGCATGGTCGGCTATGCCGCCGCCGTCGCCATCGCCGCCGAGGTTGTGGCCTTTGGCGGCCTCGCCATCTTCGCCGGCTGGCTCGGCACCCTGCCGCTGGCAGCACAGGGCGTGACATGGCAGATCATCGGCCTGCCCAATATGATCTCGATCGGGATCGGCGTCGCCGCCAGCGTGCGCGTGGGCATCGCCTTCGCCCGGCGCGACCGCTACGACACGCTGCTGGCCGGCGTATCGGGCATCATGCTCAATTTCACCGTCACCGGCATCTTTACCGGGATCATCTTCGTGTTCGTCGAGCCGGCCCTCGGCGTCTTCACCGATGACGCCCGCATCATCGACATGCTGGTGCCGCTGACCATCTTCTTCACCTTCGGCATGGTGTTTGATGCCGCCCAGATGGTTGTCTCTTCGCTCCTGCGCGGATTCAAGGAAACCTGGTGGCCTACGCTGCTGCAGGCCATCTCCTTCATGGGGGTGATGCTGCCCGCCTGCTGGCTGCTCGCCTTCCCCGCGGGGCTCGGGCTCAAGGGCCTGATGATCGGCACGATCATCGGCTGTTTCGTCTCGTGGGTGCTGCAACTGGCCCGATTCCATTGGCTGTTGCGGCCGGAGAACCGTTGA
- a CDS encoding nitroreductase family protein has product MTKAKYHPLAGYQRNPDADMVARAEGFFEEMARRRTVRDFAADPVPRAVIEAAIATAGRAPSGANKQPWHFVAVSSTDIKRRIREAAEEEERAFYGGRAGDDWLADLAHLGTDEHKPFLETAPWLIVCFKALYGEDAETGERETNYYVHESAGIACGFLIAALHRAGLATLTHTPSPMKFLSEICGRPKNEKAMMIIVAGHPAAGAEVPVITKKPLAEISTWL; this is encoded by the coding sequence ATGACAAAGGCGAAATACCATCCCCTTGCAGGATACCAGCGGAATCCGGACGCCGATATGGTGGCGCGGGCCGAGGGCTTTTTCGAGGAAATGGCGCGCCGCCGCACGGTGCGTGACTTCGCGGCCGACCCTGTGCCACGCGCCGTGATCGAGGCCGCTATCGCAACGGCCGGCCGGGCACCGTCAGGCGCCAACAAGCAGCCGTGGCATTTCGTGGCAGTCTCCAGCACCGATATCAAGCGCCGTATCCGCGAAGCGGCGGAAGAGGAAGAGCGGGCCTTCTATGGCGGCCGCGCCGGCGACGACTGGCTCGCAGACCTCGCGCATCTTGGCACCGATGAACACAAGCCGTTTCTGGAAACGGCACCTTGGCTGATCGTCTGTTTCAAGGCGCTTTACGGCGAAGACGCCGAGACCGGCGAACGCGAGACCAATTATTATGTCCATGAAAGCGCGGGGATCGCCTGCGGCTTCCTGATCGCGGCCTTGCACAGGGCGGGGCTTGCCACGCTCACCCACACGCCGTCGCCCATGAAGTTCCTGTCGGAAATCTGCGGGCGGCCAAAGAATGAAAAGGCGATGATGATCATCGTGGCCGGCCACCCGGCAGCGGGTGCCGAGGTGCCGGTGATCACCAAAAAGCCGCTCGCGGAAATCTCGACATGGCTTTAA
- a CDS encoding M15 family metallopeptidase: protein MTSDPTEKPIRHPGKEVSTSDASGARFNVDPATNAEGLVDAAATGFRVWPVYARYTAADAPYFGTFDTALDTVWVREGLVDRLRAADAALAREGLALQLLDGYRPIAFQRELWRWFLAEAARRTGKPEADADTIRLAQRYCSNPAIFKEDDPTSFPLHYSGGAVDVWLVRREDGSPVDMGGIFDDPSDVSTTTWFEDQPCDTAADKAARRHRRLLFWAMIDAGFVNMASEWWHYEYGSRTWCQALGHDRLLYAAPPGGLPGAD from the coding sequence ATGACATCTGATCCGACCGAAAAGCCGATCAGGCATCCGGGCAAGGAAGTCTCCACGAGCGATGCCTCGGGGGCCCGGTTCAATGTCGATCCGGCCACGAATGCCGAAGGACTGGTGGACGCGGCAGCGACGGGGTTCCGGGTCTGGCCCGTCTATGCCCGCTACACGGCCGCGGACGCCCCCTATTTCGGCACGTTCGATACGGCGCTTGATACCGTCTGGGTGCGCGAGGGGCTTGTTGACCGTTTGCGGGCGGCGGATGCAGCGCTTGCCCGTGAAGGCCTCGCCTTGCAGCTTCTGGATGGCTACCGCCCGATTGCCTTCCAGCGGGAGCTCTGGCGCTGGTTCCTGGCGGAAGCCGCCCGCCGCACCGGCAAGCCGGAGGCGGACGCCGATACCATCCGGCTGGCGCAGCGATATTGCTCGAACCCCGCGATCTTCAAGGAAGATGACCCGACGAGTTTTCCACTGCATTATAGCGGCGGTGCGGTGGATGTGTGGCTTGTGCGGCGCGAGGATGGGTCACCTGTCGATATGGGCGGTATTTTCGATGACCCGAGCGATGTCAGCACCACGACATGGTTCGAGGACCAGCCCTGCGACACGGCAGCGGATAAGGCAGCGCGCCGTCACCGCCGCCTGCTCTTTTGGGCGATGATTGACGCCGGGTTCGTCAATATGGCGTCTGAATGGTGGCACTATGAATATGGCAGCCGGACATGGTGTCAGGCGCTGGGGCACGACAGGCTGCTTTATGCGGCACCACCCGGGGGGCTGCCGGGGGCGGACTGA
- a CDS encoding OmpW/AlkL family protein, with product MTLSAKFLSGAALAAMLISVPASAEAGDWLMRLRGVYVKADDSATISAIGGTSDVGTEFTGEVDFTYFITDKFAAELILATTKHSVAAVDTALGDVDLGSVWLLPPTLTFQYHPLAGEKVSPYIGAGVNYTMFYNEDAPGGTVTAIDYKNKFGLAAQAGVDIAMGEKWFINFDVKKIWLNTDVSLNGGAITADVDIDPWIFGAGFGFRF from the coding sequence ATGACCCTTTCCGCAAAGTTCCTTTCGGGTGCGGCCCTTGCTGCGATGCTGATCTCGGTTCCTGCCTCGGCAGAAGCCGGTGACTGGCTGATGCGCCTGCGCGGCGTTTATGTGAAAGCCGATGACAGCGCCACGATCAGCGCGATTGGCGGCACCAGCGATGTCGGCACCGAATTCACGGGCGAAGTGGACTTCACCTATTTCATCACCGACAAGTTCGCTGCCGAGCTGATCCTTGCCACCACCAAGCATTCGGTGGCCGCTGTGGACACCGCCCTTGGTGATGTGGACCTCGGCTCCGTGTGGCTGCTGCCGCCGACCCTGACCTTCCAGTATCACCCGCTGGCGGGCGAGAAGGTCAGCCCCTATATCGGCGCCGGTGTGAACTACACCATGTTCTATAACGAAGATGCACCGGGCGGCACGGTCACCGCGATCGACTACAAGAACAAGTTCGGTCTTGCGGCCCAGGCTGGCGTGGACATCGCGATGGGCGAGAAATGGTTCATCAACTTCGATGTGAAGAAAATCTGGCTCAACACCGATGTCTCGCTCAATGGCGGCGCCATTACCGCCGACGTTGACATCGATCCCTGGATCTTCGGCGCGGGCTTCGGCTTCCGCTTCTGA
- a CDS encoding serine hydrolase yields MALAFAAVPAWAQSVVVPADALDAMIADADMEGRIAHVNGPRIMHLGADADMLDLGPASRLVVALSALRLAEQGLLDLDAPVKRLYPGLHDRFLFEHWPTARQLMAETGGFAVPPYIGRTTSLAPYLQRSDPPGIWPRDDAAGWALLVAILETAAGKPFGDIVRDEVLMPFGLTAADWQAGKGPQAQLAALSAKGSNRLVATLARLMTRNRDAAGGRYLSPDMFDALTIRLAWETPLTRDGRTGGLMLRHWQGRRYLTSLPGCGVTFAAFPDADLTLIFKPVTPCTRETDISGFTTMVATSFVPPTPDVTFADPLLPTRLQPVDGLFRARPDAPSPSLQARFRQVLAPTIGLHAPLEGEGYLKVDKDVRVAISSKDGWRWETGNGRVLVLDPAAPFDRFILDGKLYERVAPTADPRYALRPIAFLLPILISGAAFLRVAEHGGWRFTGGLSIATILLVGAGTLGELYLWAPALYDLDMPWLIAAARVVLFTGLLAAMGLTLMMLALLKDPAPPRNLLTRFHLLVLGLAGLATVILAGIWGLASSFSAT; encoded by the coding sequence ATGGCACTGGCCTTTGCAGCAGTGCCTGCATGGGCGCAGTCCGTTGTCGTGCCTGCCGATGCGCTGGATGCCATGATCGCCGACGCCGACATGGAAGGCCGCATCGCGCATGTGAACGGCCCGCGTATCATGCACCTTGGGGCCGATGCTGACATGCTCGATCTCGGGCCTGCGTCGCGCCTTGTGGTCGCCCTCAGCGCGCTGCGGCTGGCGGAGCAGGGCCTTCTCGATCTCGATGCCCCGGTGAAGCGGCTTTATCCCGGCCTGCATGACCGCTTTCTGTTCGAACACTGGCCGACAGCCCGCCAGCTGATGGCCGAGACCGGCGGCTTTGCCGTGCCGCCCTATATCGGTCGGACCACAAGTCTCGCCCCCTATCTGCAACGCAGCGATCCGCCCGGCATCTGGCCGCGCGACGATGCCGCCGGCTGGGCGCTTCTGGTGGCCATTCTGGAAACCGCCGCTGGCAAGCCGTTTGGCGATATCGTGCGCGACGAAGTGCTCATGCCCTTCGGCCTCACAGCTGCCGACTGGCAAGCAGGCAAGGGCCCGCAGGCCCAGCTTGCTGCCCTATCCGCGAAGGGCAGCAACCGGCTGGTGGCCACCCTCGCCCGGCTGATGACGCGTAACCGCGATGCAGCGGGCGGGCGCTACCTTTCGCCCGACATGTTCGATGCCCTGACCATTCGTCTGGCGTGGGAGACACCATTGACACGGGACGGACGGACAGGCGGCCTGATGCTCCGACACTGGCAGGGGCGGCGATATCTCACGAGCCTGCCCGGCTGCGGTGTCACGTTCGCGGCCTTCCCGGACGCTGACCTGACCCTGATTTTCAAACCCGTCACCCCCTGCACGCGCGAAACGGACATCAGCGGCTTCACCACGATGGTGGCCACAAGCTTCGTGCCGCCCACACCCGATGTGACCTTCGCCGACCCCTTGCTGCCCACCCGCCTGCAGCCAGTGGACGGCCTGTTCCGCGCCCGGCCCGATGCCCCGAGCCCGTCCTTGCAGGCGCGCTTCCGTCAGGTGCTGGCGCCCACCATCGGCCTCCATGCCCCGCTCGAAGGAGAGGGATATCTGAAGGTCGACAAGGACGTGCGGGTGGCGATCAGCAGCAAGGACGGCTGGCGGTGGGAAACCGGTAATGGCCGGGTGCTGGTGCTGGACCCTGCCGCCCCCTTTGACCGCTTCATACTGGACGGCAAGTTATATGAGCGTGTCGCGCCAACTGCCGATCCGCGCTACGCCCTCAGGCCCATCGCCTTCCTGCTGCCCATCCTGATCAGTGGTGCTGCCTTCCTGCGCGTTGCAGAACATGGCGGCTGGCGTTTCACCGGCGGGCTGTCCATCGCCACCATCTTGCTCGTCGGGGCCGGAACCCTCGGCGAATTGTATCTCTGGGCGCCGGCCCTTTATGATCTCGATATGCCCTGGCTGATAGCCGCCGCGCGGGTCGTGCTTTTCACCGGGCTTCTTGCCGCGATGGGTCTCACACTCATGATGCTGGCGCTCCTCAAGGACCCGGCGCCGCCGAGAAATCTGCTCACGAGATTTCACCTCCTTGTGCTTGGCCTTGCCGGGCTTGCCACCGTTATCCTCGCCGGCATCTGGGGGCTTGCCTCCAGCTTCAGCGCCACCTGA
- a CDS encoding TIGR01244 family sulfur transferase, with protein MTDFRQVTDLISVAPQISEEDIDRAAADGVKLIICNRPDGEEAGQPPLAELKAHAAAKGIPLVLIPIASGQFTLDAVQQMAASLKEADGEKVLAYCRSGTRSCVLWAMAEAYTKGLSTDELIERGAVAGYDLAPMAAMFENLRAMEA; from the coding sequence ATGACCGATTTCCGTCAAGTGACCGACCTGATCAGCGTGGCTCCGCAGATCAGCGAGGAAGATATCGACCGCGCCGCCGCAGACGGCGTGAAGCTTATCATCTGCAACCGACCAGACGGCGAGGAAGCGGGCCAGCCGCCGCTTGCCGAGCTGAAGGCGCACGCCGCCGCGAAGGGCATTCCGCTGGTGCTGATCCCGATTGCCTCGGGGCAGTTCACGCTGGATGCCGTGCAGCAGATGGCGGCCTCGCTGAAGGAAGCAGACGGCGAGAAGGTGCTGGCCTATTGCCGCTCCGGCACGCGTTCCTGCGTGCTCTGGGCGATGGCCGAGGCTTACACGAAAGGGCTTTCGACCGACGAGCTGATCGAACGCGGGGCAGTGGCCGGCTACGACCTCGCCCCGATGGCCGCGATGTTCGAAAACCTGCGGGCGATGGAGGCCTGA